GGCCAATGCTACGGCGGAGTTGGAACGTCTGCAGGGTGCCTATCCCGAGCTATATGCGGAACTACGTGACAACACCAACTCTGATCCTCTTCCTGCCTGATCCTCTTCCTGATGATACTCGTGGATGAGGGGTGTTGGAGGATATGTCGGGGTGTATGTCATCACTGGAGCTGATGGTGTCGGGCCTGATGGATGGACCGGGCCCGAGGATGGTGCGTACCGACGCCTGTGGGCGTCGGTACGGATGTGAGCTTGACAGGATGTGAGCTTGACAGGATGTGAGCTGGACTGGATGTGGGTTAGAATGGCGCCCAATATCCTGGTGGCGTCATTCATGTCTGTGCAGCTTTCCTTGCTTACCCTTCGTTCGTCCGGAGCCGAGTGTTCCGGTGTTTGCCTATCCGGTGCGGAGAGTTCCGGGTCGAGGTTGCTTGCGCCTCAGCCTCTGCCTCTCGCCTTGATATGGCAAATGGCGGAGGGCTGCTAGTGGCTGGGCCGATCCTGGTATTTGACTCAGGGGTTGGTGGGCTTTCCGTGGTCTCGGCCTTGCGTCGGCGCTTGCCGGAAGCCGCGCTGGGCTATTGCTGTGATAACGCCATGCTGCCCTACGGTACTCGTGCCGATGGATGGTTGGTGGAACGCATCATGGCGGTGTGCTCCGCAGCGGTGGCTGAGGTTGAGGCAGATACCCTGGTCATCGCCTGCAATACGGCGAGTACCCTGGCGCTGGATGAGCTGCGTGCTCGACTCGATATCCCGGTGGTCGGTACCGTGCCGGCGATCAAGCCCGCGGCTCAACTCAGCCGGACCGGGCATCTTGCCCTGCTGGCCACCAGTGCCACGGTGGCACGACCCTATACCCAGCGCCTGATCAACAGCTATGCACCGCACTGTCGCGTTACCCGCCTCGCTGCGGATGCATTGGTTCGTCAGGCGGAGTGCTGGGTGCGTGGTGAAGCACTCGACGAGCGCGCACTGCGTGAGGCGCTGGCCCCGTTGGCCGAAGATCCGGAGATCGACACTGTGGTACTCGGCTGTACGCATTTTCCGTTGCTGCGTGACGCTCTGGTGGCTACGGCGCCGGGGGACTACAACTGGGTGGATTCGGGTGAGGCGATTGCCCGTCGTACGGCCCAGGTCGCTCGTCAGCCCGCGCCACGCAGTCTTCCGGATCAGGCCATGGTGACCGCTCTGGATGAGGGCTTGACCCGAGGCCTCTCCGCCTACCGCTTTGCTTGTCCCCATCTGCTGGATCCCACTACCGACTGACTCGCTGGGGCACTGAACTCCCGCCATTCGTTTTCACAGGAGCCGCTGTGGCCATTCCCGTTGTTGAAGTTGAACGCTACCAGGAACTGCTTGCTACCAAGAGCGAACGCCTGCGCCGTCAGTTTGCTCGCTTCTCACCGCCGGAGCTGGAAGTCTTTCCATCACCACCTGCCCATTACCGTCAGCGTTGCGAGTTTCGTATCTGGCATGAAGGCGATGATCTCTACTACGCGATGTTCGAGGATGACCCCAACGATCCGACGAAGAAGCGCCCGCGGCGCATGGATCAATATGATGTCGCCAGTGAGCGCATCAATGAATTGATGCCTGCGCTGCTCGATGCCATTCGCGACCAGCCGGTTTTGCGACGTAAGCTGTTCCAGGTCGAGTTCCTTACCAGCCTCAAGGGCGAGGCGCTGATCACGCTGATCTACCACCGCCCTCTAGAAGAGGATTGGGAGCAGCTGGCGCGAGAACTGGAGCAGCAACTCGACGTCATGATTATCGGGCGTTCACGCAAGCAGCGCATTGTGCTGACGCGTGATCATGTCTGGGAGCAGCTCGAGGTCGATGGGCGTCAGTTCCATTATCAGCAGGTCGAGAACAGTTTCACGCAACCCAATGCGCGTATCTGTATGTCGATGCTGAGCTGGGCGCGAGAAGTCACGGCCGGTAGTGAAGACCGCGACCTGGTGGAGCTGTATTGCGGCAACGGAAACTTCACCATCGCGATGGCCGAGAACTTCCGGAGAGTGCTGGCCACTGAGATTTCACGCACTTCGGTTGCCAGCGCGCGCATCAATCTAGAGCGTAATGAGGTTGATAATGCCTTTGTCAGTAGAATGTCCGCTGAGGACTTCTCGTCTGCGCTGAAAAGGGACAAAGGTGGGCGCAGAGTGGACGAGATGGGGCTGGACGACTATGACTTCTCTACAGTTCTGGTCGATCCGCCCAGGGCAGGCCTGGATGATGCCAGTTGTGCACAGATCAGTGTCTACGACCGCATCCTGTATATTTCCTGCAATCCTGATAGCCTGGCGGAGAACCTCGATCAGTTGACAACAAGCCATCGTATCGTGCGTTTTGGCCTGTTCGACCAGTTTCCCTTCACCCATCATTGTGAGTGTGGAGTATTGCTGGAACGTCGTTGAATTGAGGTGGGCCATGGCTTCGGCGGATTCCAGCGACATTGTCAAGCCTCGATGCCGGGATGACATACAGCATGATAAGGCTGGCATGTCAGTGGGTGGAGCCGCGGGATTGGCGTAAGCTGAGCCATTGCGATCATGGGGACGCACCCCAACACCAAGGTCATGAACAAAATGACTACCGCCAGCAGAGGTCAGGATGCTACACGTCGCACAGGATGACAGTCGCGAGGATCTTCTCAACCAACTCGAGGAGCGTCTACAGGGGCGCCTCGAACAGGATAGAGCGGATCAGGTTATTGATTTTACCCGCTTGTTCTATTCCTCAGTGCCGTTCGAGGATCTGGCTGAACGGCGCCAGGACGACCTCTACGGTGCCACGCTGTCGGTATGGCACTTCCTTCAGCAGTTCGATGCGGATGCGCCCAAGGTCCGAGTGATGAACCCGGACTTCGAGGAGCATGGATGGCAGTCGACGCACACCTTCGTTGCCGTCCTGCATCGCGACATGCCGTTCCTCGTCAACTCCGTGCGTATGGAGCTCAATCGACGTGGCATGACCGTGCATGCCATCCACAACTCGGTGTTGGCTGTGGAGCGTGATGCCCAGCATCGTGTTACGCGCGTGGCCTCACCACGAGATGCCGATGCTCCCGAGGCTCGTGAGTCTCTGATTGCCATCGAAGTGGATCGTCATTCCGATCCGGAGGAACTCACCGCCATCGAGGACAGCATTCAGGAAGTGCTGCGCGAGATACGTACCGCAGTCGGCGACTTCCATGACATGCGCCAGAAGGTTAGTGATTCCATTGATGAGCTCAAGGCCTCATGTCCGGCCAACATCAATGCAGAGGATCACCAGGAAGCCATCGCGTTCCTCGAGTGGATGCTTCAGGAGAACTTTACCTTCCTTGGTTACGACGAGTTCACCATAGAAGGCAGTGGTACCAGGCAGAAACTCGTAACGGTCCAGGGCAGTGAGCTTGGCCTGTTGAGCCTCGAAGACAATGAATATCGCCAGCGCATTCGTACCGATGAGGGCCTCGAGGACGGTCGCTATGTGCTGGTGCCGCAACTGCTGTCGTTTGCCAAGAGCGCACGTCATGCGCGGGTCTATCGTCCTGCCTATCCGGACTACATCACCGTCGACCGCTACGATGAGGCGGGTAATGTCATCGGTGAGCGTCGCTTCCTCGGCCTGTTTACTGCCAGCGTCTACAACGACTCGCCGCGTCATGTGCCGCTGTTGCGTCGCAAGCTCAAGGCAGTAATGGAGATTGCCGGCTTCAATCCCAAGGGGCACAACGGCAAGCAGCTGATCCAGATTCTTGACGTCTATCCCCGCGACGATCTGTTCCAGATTCATACCGAGGAGCTGGCAAGGACTGCTGTCGGCATTCTCGATATTCGCGAACGCCGTCGGGTGCGCCTGTTTGTCCGCGAGGATCGTTGCGGCAAGTTCTATTCCTGTCTGGTATTCGTACCGCGCGACGTGTTCTCCACCGAGTTGCGAATCCGGATTCAGGAGCTGCTCTGCGAGGAGTTCGACGCCAGCTTCGGTGACTTCAATACTCACCTTTCGGAATCGGTACTGGCGCGCATTCAGTTCATTCTGCGCTTCAACGGCGACAAGCCGGTCGAGTATGACATCAAGGCGCTGGAAACCAAGCTCGCTCGCCTTGCACGCAACTGGCGCGATGATCTTCTCAACGCGGCAATCGAGGGCTTTGGCGAAGAGCATGCCAACCTGGTACTACGTGACTTCCGCGATGCCTTCCCGGCCAGCTATCGCGAGGACTTCAGCGCGCGTACCGCAGTCTATGACCTGCAGCACATCGGTGAGCTGGATAGTGGCAGTTCATTGTCGTTGTCGCTCTATCGTCTCGTCGAGGAAGAGGGAAGTGGCGTCAACCTCAAGCTGTTCCACAAGGACACCGGCATTCCTCTGTCGGATGTTCTGCCGATGATGGAAAACCTCGGCCTGCGCGTACTGGGCGAGCGCCCGTATTGCGTTGAAGCGGAGGAGCGAAATTACTGGATTCATGATTTCGACCTCGAGCACCATACGGCGACCGAGGTCAATCTGCAGGAGATGCGCGAGACCTTTATTGATGCCTTCCAACGCATCTGGGCTGGAGAGGCTGATAACGATCGCTTCAACCGCCTGGTTATCGGTGCCAATCTCGGCTGGCGTGAAGTCGCGATGTTGCGCGCTTATGCCCGCTACCTGAAGCAGATTCGCTTCGGCATCTCTCAGGAGTTCATCGCCAATGCGCTGGTGGCCTATCCGCATATCACCCGTGAGTTGGTGACACTTTTCGAGCTGCGCTTTGATCCAGAGGAGCGCCCGGCTGACAGTGAGATCGATGCTTGTGTCGAGCGTATTCACGGCATGCTGGATGATGTTGCCAGCCTCAATGATGATCGTCTGTTGCGCCGTTATGTCGAGCTGATTCAGGCAACGTTGCGTACCAACTATTACCAGCGTGCCGAGGACGGTAGCTATAAGGACTATCTGTCCATCAAGTTGCAACCGTCGAAGGTAACCGGCATACCCAAGCCGCGCCCGATGTTCGAGATATTCGTCTGCTCGCCACGCCTCGAGGGGGTTCATCTACGCGGTGGCAAGGTTGCACGTGGCGGACTGCGCTGGTCGGATCGTCTCGAGGATTTCCGCACCGAAGTGCTGGGCCTGGTCAAGGCGCAGCAGGTCAAGAACTCGGTGATCGTGCCGGTTGGCGCCAAGGGTGGTTTTGTCTGCAAGCGCATGCCGGATGGCGCGGATCGCGAAACGACACAGAAGGAAGGTATCGCCTGTTACCAGATATTCATTCGGGCACTGCTTGATGTCACCGATAATCTGGTCGGTGGTGAGGTGGTGCCGCCGAAGAACGTGGTACGTCACGACGAGAATGATCCCTACCTGGTGGTTGCTGCCGACAAGGGCACTGCGACCTTCTCCGATATTGCCAATGCCATTTCCGTTGAGTATGGCCATTGGTTGGGGGATGCGTTTGCTTCCGGTGGTGCCAACGGCTACGACCACAAGAAGATGGGTATCACTGCCAAGGGGGCATGGGAATCGGTCAAGCGCCATTTCCGTGGGCTAGGCATCAACACCCAGACAGACGAGTTCACCGTGGTGGGGATCGGGGACATGGCCGGCGATGTATTCGGTAACGGCATGCTGCTGTCCGAGACCATTCGTCTGGTGGGGGCCTTCAACCATCTGCATATCTTCGTTGACCCGGATCCAGTCGATGCGGCAGCCAACTTCGCTGAACGCAAGCGACTGTTCGACATGCCACGCTCCAGTTGGGAAGACTACAATCGCGAGCTGATGTCGGAAGGTGGTGGCATCTTCTCGCGTGCCGCCAAGTCGGTCAGCATTTCGCCGCAGATGAAGCAGCGCTTCGCTATCAGCGAGGATCACCTCGCACCCAACGACCTGATTCAGGCGATGCTGCGTTCCGAGGTCGATCTGATCTGGAACGGTGGTATCGGTACCTACGTCAAGAGCAGTGAAGAGACCGACACCGACGTGGGGGACAAGGCCAACGATGCGTTGCGTATCAATGGTCGCGATCTGAACTGCCGTGTGGTGGGTGAGGGCGGTAACCTCGGCCTGACCCAGCGTGGTCGAATGGAGGCTGCGGCGAAGGGTATCCGCGTCAATACCGACTTCATCGACAACGCTGGCGGAGTGAACTGCTCCGACCATGAGGTCAACATCAAGATCCTCATCGACGAAGTTGTTGCCAATGGTGATATGACCGACAAGCAGCGCAATCTGCTGCTGGCAGAAATGACCGAGGAAGTCGGCGATCTGGTGCTGCTCGACAACTACCGTCAGACCCAGGCTCTGGACCTGTCCGAACTGCTGTCGCATCAGGGCATCGGGCCCTACCGTCGCTTCATCAGCGAGTTGGAAGCTGCGGGGCAGATCGACCGTGAACTGGAGTTCCTGCCTAGTGACGAGGAGTTGCAGGAGCGTGCCGCCAACGATCAGGGCATGACGTTACCTGAACTGTCGGTGTTGGTCAGCTACGCCAAGAGCACGCTCAAGGGCGACCTGATCGCCTCCGAGGTGCCGGATGATCCGCTGGTCATGCAGCATGTCGAGCGGGTCTTCCCCAGCGTGCTGATCGATCGCTACCATGATCAGGTATACAACCATCGCTTGAAGCGCGAGATCGTTGCCACCCAGTTGGCCAACGACCTGGTAGACCATATGGGCATCGTCTTCGTCCGTCGCTTGATTGATTCGACGGGTATGGGGCGTGCTGATATTGCGCATGCTTATGTGATCGCTCGCGACTGCTTCCAACTGCCGCGGCTGTGGGATCAGATCGAGGCACTGGACAACAAGGTAGCGACCGGCGTCCAGTATTCAATGATGCTTGATCTGATGCGCATGATCCGCCGAGCAACACGCTGGTTCCTGCGTCATCGCACTACGATGGGGAGCGCTACTGACTGCATTGATTACTTTGCACCGCGTATCGCCCAACTGCAGGAGAAGATTGGCAGTCGCCTGCGTGGAGAGGATCTGGAGACCTGGGAAACGCGTCGTCGTGAGTTGACCGATGCCGGTGTCCCGGAGGCTCTGGCCAATACTGTTGCCGCCGCCGGTAGCCTGTATGCTGCCCTGGGGATTATCCAGACTGCGCGTCAGGTCAACGAGAAGCCACAGCGTGTAGCCGAGGTCTATTATGAAATCGGCGCTCGTCTGGAACTTCCGTGGATGGTTCAGCAGGTTAATGCCTTACCTGTCAAGGACAGCTGGCAAGCCCAGGCGCGTGAAACCTACCGTGATGATATCGAGCGTCAGCAGATGGCGGTGACCGCCAGTATTCTGCAGATGGAAGGTGGTTCACGTGATATTTCTGCGCGGGTGGATCAGTGGCTGGAGTACCATGTCGTCATGCATCAGCGTTGGTGCAAGCTGCTGGAGCAGGTCGGCAGTGGTGGCAATCAAGGGGGATTCCCGCTGTTTGCTGTCGCGGTACGTGAGTTGGTTGACCTTGCCGAGAGTAATCGTGAATCGTAAGGTCTGGAAACGAACGCCGTAGTTTTATTGCAGTAGTTTTACTGCAATAGTTTCACTGCAGTGAATGGTTTGACCGCGATAAATAGTTTGACCGCAATGATCAGGGGGCCTCTTGGCCCCCTTTTTCATGTACCCGGTTTTGCTGCTGCGCCTATCAACGGCAACTGATCAGCGGCAACTGATGGTCCAGATCGCCTTGTAGCTGTCACCATCGTCGTTTAGCACATTGAGGTCGGTATCGGCAGTGACTGTACCACCCTGGACCATGGCTTCCGCGCTGGCGCGCTTTTCTTCACTGGAATTGGGATCGAGAACCTGCTGGTCCTGGATCACGAACTGATCGCGGCTTTGAGCCTCACATTGTTCGAGGGCGCGCTCCTTGGCCATGTCGAGGGCTTCCTGGCGGCTGTCACCGAGGCCAGTCACGACGTAATCAGTGGCGCTCATTTCCAGGGATGCGCTGTTGCTGCTGCAGCCAGCAAGTGCCAGACCGGCAGTTGCACCAAGAGTAAACAGTAGTGTGCGTGGGGACATATTCATGAAGCATCTCCTTCACTTCGCAAGTGAAACTTCTCGGCACTGGCTCCGAGGGCATGGAGACATGCTAAGCGAACGTCAGAATCGCACAAGAGTGGACGATTCCCGACGATAGTGTCGCTTGATGCAGACGAAATGAGTGCCGTGGCGCCGTCCTGGGAATCCGAGGGCGCAGCATTCGGGGACATGAAAAAGGCGGCCTGTGGGGCCGCCATGAGGAAATAAGCAAGGATGTGCCTATAGAAGAAATATGGTCGCCAACCCCAGAAATGACATGAAACCTACCACATCGGTTACTGTGGTCAGAATTACCGACCCTGATAGGGCCGGATCGATGTTCATGCGTTTCAGAACCAGCGGTATCACGATGCCGCACAGACCTGCAGCCAGCATATTGATGATCAGGGCGGCACCGATGATCATGCCTATGGGCAGGCTCTTGAACCAGAGCATGGCAATGGCGGCCACGACCACGGCCCAGGCCAGGCCATTGAGTACGGCAATCCCGACTTCCTTGCGCAGCAGCCAACTGCTGTTGGTACGACTGATCTGCCCCAGCGCGAGGCCGCGGATGGTCAAGGTCAGCGTCTGGCTACCGGCGATTCCGCCCATGCTGGCGACAATCGGCATCAGCACGGCCAGAGCGACGATCTTCGACAGTACATCCTCGAACTGACCGATGACCCAGGCGGCAAGAAAGGCAGTGAGCAGGTTGATGCCCAGCCAGACTCCACGTCGCTTGGCGCTTGGCAGCACTGGAGCAAACAGGTCCTCTTCCTCATCGAGACCGGCCATGTTCATCAATGCCTGCTCGGAGTCATCACGGATAACGTCGACGATATCGTCGATGACAATACGCCCGAGCAGCATGCCGTCATTGTCCACCACTGGCGCAGAAGTCAGGTCATGAGTCTGGAACAGCGTCGCCACGTCTCGTGACTTCATATCCATCTGGATAACGTCGACATCGGCATCCATCAACTCTACAACACTGGTTTCCTGATCGTTGGAAACCAGACGTGCAAGAGGCAGGACACCCATGAACATGCCGTTGCGGTCGACCACCATCAGGCTGTCGGTATTGTCGGGGATCGATTCCTTCCAGCGCAGAAAGCGTTGTACTGTCTCGAGGGTGACGTCGGCGCGCACACCGATGGAGTCGGTGCGCATGAGGCGACCGGCGCTGTCTTCCTCGAACGCAAGGGTTTCCTGAAGGCGCGTACGCTGCAGTTCATCCATGGAGAGCAGCATGTCTTCGGCAACCTGCTTCGGCAGGTCCTCGAACAGCTCTGCGAGGTCAGCCGTGTCCAGGCTGGCCGTCGCGGCAACGATCTCTTCGGGATCCATGTCCTTGAGCAGGGTGCTACGCACTTCGTCATGCACATGCAGCAGGACTTCACCGTCGTCCTCGGCAGGTACCTGCTCCCATAGCTTGATCCGTTCACCCAGCGGTAACGACTCAAGCAGCAGGGCAACTTCGGCGGGCTCGAGATCCTCAAGAATCTCGCTGACCTCGCTGTTGAGGTCTTCATCCAGGGCCTTGTGGATACGTGACAGCTGGCTCTCGAATGTTTCAGTAATTTCCGTCATACCCACGTCCTCCCGGCGTTGGTTCCCCCGAAGATCCTGCTTCGTGGGGAGTATCCCTGGTAGTGATTTTCCTAGTAGATCATAAACAGCAAGGAAGAATAGACATATGGCTCAGCAGTGCATCAGAAAGCTCACTCAAGCAGGTCGAGATACCCGATCTGGCATAGTGGTGCGCTGATACTGCTCATCGCCTGCCGGTTCTCCCTGGACACATTCATTTCATGGTTTGCCTGCGGCTACGGTATACTCGCGGCCGATTTTTCCCTGCTGCCGGAGATACCATGTACGATCTTGCCCGTTCGCTGTTGTTTCGGTTGGATGCCGAGGTTGCCCATGGTCTCTCCCTGGCCTCTCTGGATTGGATAGAGCGCCTGCGTCTGACTAGTCTACTGGTCGGTAAACCCATCGATAACCCCGTAGAA
This Halomonas huangheensis DNA region includes the following protein-coding sequences:
- the murI gene encoding glutamate racemase: MAGPILVFDSGVGGLSVVSALRRRLPEAALGYCCDNAMLPYGTRADGWLVERIMAVCSAAVAEVEADTLVIACNTASTLALDELRARLDIPVVGTVPAIKPAAQLSRTGHLALLATSATVARPYTQRLINSYAPHCRVTRLAADALVRQAECWVRGEALDERALREALAPLAEDPEIDTVVLGCTHFPLLRDALVATAPGDYNWVDSGEAIARRTAQVARQPAPRSLPDQAMVTALDEGLTRGLSAYRFACPHLLDPTTD
- the trmA gene encoding tRNA (uridine(54)-C5)-methyltransferase TrmA — translated: MAIPVVEVERYQELLATKSERLRRQFARFSPPELEVFPSPPAHYRQRCEFRIWHEGDDLYYAMFEDDPNDPTKKRPRRMDQYDVASERINELMPALLDAIRDQPVLRRKLFQVEFLTSLKGEALITLIYHRPLEEDWEQLARELEQQLDVMIIGRSRKQRIVLTRDHVWEQLEVDGRQFHYQQVENSFTQPNARICMSMLSWAREVTAGSEDRDLVELYCGNGNFTIAMAENFRRVLATEISRTSVASARINLERNEVDNAFVSRMSAEDFSSALKRDKGGRRVDEMGLDDYDFSTVLVDPPRAGLDDASCAQISVYDRILYISCNPDSLAENLDQLTTSHRIVRFGLFDQFPFTHHCECGVLLERR
- a CDS encoding NAD-glutamate dehydrogenase is translated as MLHVAQDDSREDLLNQLEERLQGRLEQDRADQVIDFTRLFYSSVPFEDLAERRQDDLYGATLSVWHFLQQFDADAPKVRVMNPDFEEHGWQSTHTFVAVLHRDMPFLVNSVRMELNRRGMTVHAIHNSVLAVERDAQHRVTRVASPRDADAPEARESLIAIEVDRHSDPEELTAIEDSIQEVLREIRTAVGDFHDMRQKVSDSIDELKASCPANINAEDHQEAIAFLEWMLQENFTFLGYDEFTIEGSGTRQKLVTVQGSELGLLSLEDNEYRQRIRTDEGLEDGRYVLVPQLLSFAKSARHARVYRPAYPDYITVDRYDEAGNVIGERRFLGLFTASVYNDSPRHVPLLRRKLKAVMEIAGFNPKGHNGKQLIQILDVYPRDDLFQIHTEELARTAVGILDIRERRRVRLFVREDRCGKFYSCLVFVPRDVFSTELRIRIQELLCEEFDASFGDFNTHLSESVLARIQFILRFNGDKPVEYDIKALETKLARLARNWRDDLLNAAIEGFGEEHANLVLRDFRDAFPASYREDFSARTAVYDLQHIGELDSGSSLSLSLYRLVEEEGSGVNLKLFHKDTGIPLSDVLPMMENLGLRVLGERPYCVEAEERNYWIHDFDLEHHTATEVNLQEMRETFIDAFQRIWAGEADNDRFNRLVIGANLGWREVAMLRAYARYLKQIRFGISQEFIANALVAYPHITRELVTLFELRFDPEERPADSEIDACVERIHGMLDDVASLNDDRLLRRYVELIQATLRTNYYQRAEDGSYKDYLSIKLQPSKVTGIPKPRPMFEIFVCSPRLEGVHLRGGKVARGGLRWSDRLEDFRTEVLGLVKAQQVKNSVIVPVGAKGGFVCKRMPDGADRETTQKEGIACYQIFIRALLDVTDNLVGGEVVPPKNVVRHDENDPYLVVAADKGTATFSDIANAISVEYGHWLGDAFASGGANGYDHKKMGITAKGAWESVKRHFRGLGINTQTDEFTVVGIGDMAGDVFGNGMLLSETIRLVGAFNHLHIFVDPDPVDAAANFAERKRLFDMPRSSWEDYNRELMSEGGGIFSRAAKSVSISPQMKQRFAISEDHLAPNDLIQAMLRSEVDLIWNGGIGTYVKSSEETDTDVGDKANDALRINGRDLNCRVVGEGGNLGLTQRGRMEAAAKGIRVNTDFIDNAGGVNCSDHEVNIKILIDEVVANGDMTDKQRNLLLAEMTEEVGDLVLLDNYRQTQALDLSELLSHQGIGPYRRFISELEAAGQIDRELEFLPSDEELQERAANDQGMTLPELSVLVSYAKSTLKGDLIASEVPDDPLVMQHVERVFPSVLIDRYHDQVYNHRLKREIVATQLANDLVDHMGIVFVRRLIDSTGMGRADIAHAYVIARDCFQLPRLWDQIEALDNKVATGVQYSMMLDLMRMIRRATRWFLRHRTTMGSATDCIDYFAPRIAQLQEKIGSRLRGEDLETWETRRRELTDAGVPEALANTVAAAGSLYAALGIIQTARQVNEKPQRVAEVYYEIGARLELPWMVQQVNALPVKDSWQAQARETYRDDIERQQMAVTASILQMEGGSRDISARVDQWLEYHVVMHQRWCKLLEQVGSGGNQGGFPLFAVAVRELVDLAESNRES
- the mgtE gene encoding magnesium transporter, with amino-acid sequence MTEITETFESQLSRIHKALDEDLNSEVSEILEDLEPAEVALLLESLPLGERIKLWEQVPAEDDGEVLLHVHDEVRSTLLKDMDPEEIVAATASLDTADLAELFEDLPKQVAEDMLLSMDELQRTRLQETLAFEEDSAGRLMRTDSIGVRADVTLETVQRFLRWKESIPDNTDSLMVVDRNGMFMGVLPLARLVSNDQETSVVELMDADVDVIQMDMKSRDVATLFQTHDLTSAPVVDNDGMLLGRIVIDDIVDVIRDDSEQALMNMAGLDEEEDLFAPVLPSAKRRGVWLGINLLTAFLAAWVIGQFEDVLSKIVALAVLMPIVASMGGIAGSQTLTLTIRGLALGQISRTNSSWLLRKEVGIAVLNGLAWAVVVAAIAMLWFKSLPIGMIIGAALIINMLAAGLCGIVIPLVLKRMNIDPALSGSVILTTVTDVVGFMSFLGLATIFLL